A single genomic interval of Geotrypetes seraphini chromosome 1, aGeoSer1.1, whole genome shotgun sequence harbors:
- the RPL34 gene encoding 60S ribosomal protein L34 has translation MVQRLTYRRRLSYNTTSNKTRLSRTPGNRIVYLYTKKVGKTPKSACGICPGRLRGVRAVRPKVLMRLSKTKKHVSRAYGGSMCAKCVRDRIKRAFLIEEQKIVVKVLKAQAQSQKSK, from the exons ATGGTGCAACGCCTGACATACCGTCGTAGGTTGTCCTACAATACAACATCCAATAAAACCAGACT GTCCCGAACACCAGGTAACAGAATTGTCTACCTTTATACCAAAAAAGTTGGGAAGACACCTAAGTCAGCATGTGGCATATGCCCAGGAAGACTGCGTGGT gTCCGTGCCGTTAGACCCAAAGTTCTGATGAGATTgtctaaaacaaaaaaacatgtcagCAGAGCTTATGGTGGTTCCATGTGTGCTAAATGTGTCCGTGACag aATCAAGCGTGCTTTCCTCATTGAGGAGCAGAAGATTGTCGTAAAGGTGTTAAAGGCACAAGCACAGAGTCAGAAATCAAAGTAA